The segment AAAGCGCTGCCAGATATGCGAGATATTCATAAAGTGGGATGGCCTATGGTGCCCGTGCTGCGGCTATAGACTTAGGACAAAGCCGAGGAACCTAAAGTACAAGGCAAAGCTGAGGGCAAAGAACAAGAAGCAGGAACTCAAGGTTCCACCCAAGCCCATCGCTGTCAGAACTCGCTGATCCTGAAAATTGGACCACGTCCCGGAGCCTATGCTAACCACCAAGGTTAGCAGCGATCTTGGGAGGGAATTTCTTACCCAGTTTTTGTTCTACCCAAATGGGATTTTCGTCATGATTTCCGAGGGCGAGCCCAGAATAGGCGCGCTCTCCGTCTCTATTTCCTCTTCCAACAGGGCGAACACCGCCAAGGTCATACCAAGCAAGCTTAATGCAGTGTTTGTCAATACTGTCACGGAAAAGATTGCGTTGATGACAAATGGAATCTCCATTGTTTCGCTCCACTCAAAGGCGCAACTTGAACTAGAGGATATGAAAGCAATTATGGGAGAGATAATGAGGGTACTTGGTGGAAGGGCCTCGGTTGAAGGAGCGACAGAATTGGGACAGAGCAAACATAAAGACATCGAAGGATAATTCACCCTCCGGTGCGGCAGCTGATCTGAGGGGTTTTCTTCAAGTCCTGCGTGAAAAGGGCGAGCTTCTCGAGACTGAGACGGAGATAAGCACCAAGTTTGAACTTGCCGCCGCAGTCGCTGAGATGGAAGGTCGCGAGGCTGTCATGTTCCGGAAGGTCAAGGAAAGCAGCATGCTCGTGGCCTGTAATGGCTGCGGCACGCCTTACAGATTTCTCCTGTCAATCGACTCAAAAGGTGCGACCGAAAGTTCTATGCCGCGGACAGAAGTCAAGCGCCTGATTCATCAGAGGGTCGCTTATGCGCTTGGTCATCTGTCGGCACCAACAGAGATCACGTCTGAAGCCCCTTTTGAAACCAATACTTCTAAAAATCTGGCTGACCTGCCAATTGTCACCCACTTTGAGAAAGACGCAGGGGCCTTCATTACTTCTTCTTCCGTATTCGTAAGAGATGAGGAGAGAGGAAATCAAAACTCGTCCGTACACCGGATGCTGTACCTCGACAGCAAGCACATGGCAATCAGGATGGTCGAGGGAAGGCACCTTCACAAGTGCTTCACCTACGCAAAGGAGCACGGCCAGGATCTCCGCGTTGCAGTCTGTATCGGGCTGCACCCGGCCATCACAATCGCATCGGCCTACCAGGCAAGCTACGGCACTGATGAGATGCAAATTGCCAATGCACTTCTGGACGGCCGACTTTATGCGAAAAAACTGGCCAGCTCTGGTCTCATGGTTCCGGCCAGCTCAGAGATTGTTCTTGAGGGCAGAATCCTGCACGACCAGACTCACGAGGAATGGATGGTCGAAATGCTGCGGACTTATGATTTCAAGAGACAACAGCCAGTTTTCGAGCTTGAAAGGATCCTTTACCGCGACAACGCGATTTATTACGACATCTTGCCGGGTTACTTGGAGCACCGACTGCTGATGGGGATGCCGGTCGAGTCCAAGATGTACGACCAAATCAAAGCAACGGTACCGAACACCAAGTCCGTGCATCTTACTGACGGCGGCTGCAACTGGCTCTCGGCGGTCGTCCAGATCGAAAAGAGGCTCGAAGGCGAGCCAAAGAATGCCATCCTGGCCGCATTCTCGTCTCATCCCTCCCTCAAGATGGTCACGATCGTAGACCATGACATCGACCCTACCAGCGCAGTGGCCGTGGAGTACGCCGTTGCTACCAGATGCCAGGCCGACAGGGACATTGTGACGGTACCCGGAGCGAAAGGTTCGAGCTTGGATCCTTCAAGCGATCAGGCCAACCTCTTGACTACCAAAATAGGCATAGACGCGACCGCAACGCTGCTCAAGCCCA is part of the Nitrososphaera sp. genome and harbors:
- a CDS encoding UbiD family decarboxylase, yielding MKERQNWDRANIKTSKDNSPSGAAADLRGFLQVLREKGELLETETEISTKFELAAAVAEMEGREAVMFRKVKESSMLVACNGCGTPYRFLLSIDSKGATESSMPRTEVKRLIHQRVAYALGHLSAPTEITSEAPFETNTSKNLADLPIVTHFEKDAGAFITSSSVFVRDEERGNQNSSVHRMLYLDSKHMAIRMVEGRHLHKCFTYAKEHGQDLRVAVCIGLHPAITIASAYQASYGTDEMQIANALLDGRLYAKKLASSGLMVPASSEIVLEGRILHDQTHEEWMVEMLRTYDFKRQQPVFELERILYRDNAIYYDILPGYLEHRLLMGMPVESKMYDQIKATVPNTKSVHLTDGGCNWLSAVVQIEKRLEGEPKNAILAAFSSHPSLKMVTIVDHDIDPTSAVAVEYAVATRCQADRDIVTVPGAKGSSLDPSSDQANLLTTKIGIDATATLLKPKERFEIARIPNQAGIRIERYFPARKNHSTRE